In a genomic window of Lacrimispora sp. BS-2:
- a CDS encoding DNA cytosine methyltransferase has translation MLKTVDLFAGAGGLSYGFELTNQFLIVAAAENNKNASKTYVENHKGRGNIIMIPDVRGYNFKDLAEKSGEIDVVIGGPPCQGFSNANRQKNHIISMNNSLVKEYFRAIKEIEPRAFVMENVSMLSSDTHRFYDSYCDHEVIEALGIKKRDDDLVISEGDYDEVNLMDIFDNGNEDKYRINDELFQLLNVLYKNRSNEDRLPKYIKKNGQTIVRKIEQCLQEDLFEFDILINTAKYIHLPELHQYFEELGLFIKFQKSFRLRDELIDNEIIYKFQRNPNTGAITASVKSYAVIDYINKILGDDYVINSGEINSLWFGVPQERKRYIVLGVKSDELKAEKIEMPKDRHLPIVNVGQAIMDLAVYNVTDDVEEINEIPYIGQENLSEYAVLMRQDSTGVNNHIVPKTREKAKKRFEALNEGENFHKLSDDMKDNYADPARTQNSIYLKLDSSKPSGTVINVRKSMWIHPTLNRAISVREAARLQSFPDSFIFKGTKDSQYQQVGNAVPILMAKGIAEELLKYL, from the coding sequence ATGTTAAAAACAGTAGACTTATTTGCTGGAGCAGGTGGCTTGAGCTACGGATTTGAGTTAACTAATCAATTCCTAATAGTTGCAGCAGCAGAAAATAACAAGAATGCAAGTAAAACATATGTAGAAAATCATAAGGGACGCGGGAATATTATTATGATTCCTGATGTGCGAGGATACAATTTTAAGGATCTAGCAGAGAAAAGTGGAGAGATAGATGTAGTTATTGGGGGCCCGCCATGCCAAGGATTCTCTAATGCAAACAGACAAAAAAATCATATCATTAGTATGAACAATTCACTGGTAAAAGAATATTTTAGAGCAATAAAGGAAATAGAACCTAGAGCCTTTGTTATGGAAAACGTCAGTATGCTTTCATCTGACACACATCGTTTTTATGATTCATATTGTGACCATGAAGTTATTGAAGCACTTGGAATAAAAAAGAGAGATGACGACTTGGTAATATCTGAAGGAGATTATGATGAAGTTAATCTGATGGATATTTTTGATAATGGTAATGAGGATAAATATAGAATTAATGATGAATTATTTCAATTACTGAATGTTTTATATAAAAATAGAAGCAATGAAGATAGACTTCCAAAATACATTAAAAAGAACGGGCAGACAATAGTAAGGAAAATAGAACAATGTTTACAGGAAGATTTATTTGAATTTGATATTCTGATAAATACTGCAAAATATATTCACTTACCAGAATTACACCAATATTTTGAAGAACTGGGCTTATTTATTAAATTTCAGAAAAGCTTTCGACTTAGAGATGAATTAATAGATAATGAAATCATATATAAATTTCAAAGGAATCCAAATACAGGGGCGATAACTGCATCTGTTAAATCATATGCGGTTATTGATTATATAAACAAAATTCTTGGAGATGATTATGTAATTAATAGTGGTGAGATAAATTCTCTTTGGTTTGGTGTTCCCCAGGAGAGAAAGAGGTACATAGTACTGGGAGTAAAATCTGATGAGTTGAAGGCTGAGAAGATAGAGATGCCAAAAGACAGGCATTTGCCAATTGTAAACGTAGGACAGGCAATTATGGATTTAGCGGTATATAATGTAACAGATGATGTAGAAGAAATTAATGAAATACCTTACATCGGGCAGGAAAATTTATCGGAATATGCGGTATTAATGAGACAGGATTCTACGGGTGTCAATAATCACATTGTGCCAAAAACGAGAGAAAAGGCCAAGAAAAGATTTGAGGCTCTAAATGAGGGAGAAAACTTCCATAAGCTGTCTGATGATATGAAAGATAATTACGCTGACCCAGCAAGGACACAAAACAGTATATACCTGAAACTTGATAGTTCGAAGCCAAGTGGAACAGTTATTAATGTGAGAAAATCTATGTGGATTCATCCAACACTTAATAGGGCAATCAGTGTAAGGGAAGCAGCGAGACTGCAATCCTTTCCAGATAGTTTTATATTTAAAGGGACAAAAGATTCTCAATATCAACAGGTTGGAAATGCTGTACCTATTTTGATGGCAAAAGGAATTGCAGAAGAATTATTAAAATATTTGTAA
- a CDS encoding helix-turn-helix transcriptional regulator translates to MSFGTYFRELRRSKKITQKQLAGAIGKTPMLISGVETNKNGPFSDEDLKKIAGCMNLTEDEYKDLLIQASNARGKLPPYIADYIACHKEAYSLLEVLAQKKMGETSLRKIKVYAEEME, encoded by the coding sequence ATGAGCTTTGGAACATACTTTAGAGAATTGAGAAGATCCAAGAAAATCACACAGAAACAGCTTGCTGGTGCAATTGGAAAGACGCCGATGTTAATAAGTGGTGTCGAAACAAATAAAAATGGACCGTTTTCAGATGAAGATTTAAAGAAAATAGCGGGCTGTATGAACTTAACTGAAGATGAGTATAAGGATTTGCTTATACAAGCATCTAATGCAAGAGGGAAGTTGCCGCCGTATATAGCAGACTATATTGCCTGTCATAAAGAGGCCTATAGTCTGCTGGAGGTCTTGGCTCAAAAAAAAATGGGAGAGACTTCGTTAAGAAAAATTAAGGTATACGCGGAGGAAATGGAATAA
- a CDS encoding recombinase family protein, which produces MSQSVRKLRVAAYCRVSTAQEEQLLSYENQVNYYTTFINENPLYEYAGTYADEGISATNTKKRDKFKRMIADCRTGKIDMIITKSISRFARNTLDCLNYVRELKELGIGIIFEKENINTLDTKGEVLLTILSSLAQDESRSISENSTWGIRRRFEKGKHKMSTKRFLGYDTDEEGKLVINRKQAQVVKRLYSEFLSGKTVDYIKRIFEQEGVVNWDGSTKWQVTTLQSMLENEKYKGDAVLQKSYTVDFLTKKRAMNQGEIQKFYIEDDHEAIIEPRIWECVQLEIERRKRYLEEHGTKSYSNNTEKNPFASKVVCGECNKVFTRKGWRSNAGETRKIWQCSERYKVKGVMGCANRHVEEDTLIEIYLMAWNRLLECREMLAPEWEGKMQGADMLAKFRAMDFMEITKEAQPLQEMDIALMLQTVDHVKVYESGMIVAVFLEGTEIEWKN; this is translated from the coding sequence ATGAGCCAGAGTGTGCGGAAGTTACGGGTAGCGGCTTATTGCAGGGTATCAACCGCCCAAGAAGAACAGTTATTAAGTTATGAGAACCAGGTAAATTATTACACTACATTTATTAATGAGAATCCCCTTTATGAGTATGCAGGTACTTATGCGGATGAGGGTATTTCAGCAACCAATACCAAAAAGAGGGATAAGTTTAAACGTATGATAGCAGACTGCCGGACGGGAAAGATTGACATGATTATTACAAAGTCTATTTCACGGTTTGCAAGGAATACGCTGGACTGCCTGAACTATGTGAGGGAGCTGAAAGAATTAGGTATTGGTATCATTTTTGAAAAGGAAAATATAAATACCTTGGATACCAAAGGGGAAGTACTGCTCACTATCCTTTCTTCACTGGCACAGGATGAGAGTCGGTCTATCTCTGAAAACTCTACCTGGGGAATACGCAGGCGGTTTGAAAAAGGGAAGCATAAGATGAGTACCAAACGGTTCCTTGGTTATGACACGGATGAGGAGGGCAAACTGGTTATTAACCGGAAGCAGGCACAGGTTGTGAAGCGATTGTATTCGGAGTTTTTAAGCGGGAAAACGGTTGATTATATTAAACGGATATTTGAGCAGGAAGGTGTTGTTAACTGGGATGGAAGTACAAAATGGCAAGTGACAACCCTACAGAGTATGCTAGAAAATGAAAAGTATAAAGGTGATGCTGTACTACAGAAGAGTTACACTGTTGATTTCCTTACTAAGAAACGGGCGATGAATCAGGGAGAAATACAGAAGTTTTACATTGAAGATGACCATGAAGCGATTATTGAGCCGCGGATATGGGAATGTGTGCAGTTGGAGATTGAGCGGCGGAAACGGTATCTGGAGGAGCATGGTACCAAATCCTATTCCAATAATACGGAGAAGAATCCGTTTGCCTCAAAGGTTGTCTGTGGGGAGTGTAATAAGGTATTTACCCGGAAAGGGTGGCGGAGCAATGCCGGGGAAACGAGGAAAATTTGGCAGTGTAGTGAACGGTATAAGGTGAAGGGCGTTATGGGTTGTGCAAATAGGCATGTAGAAGAGGATACCTTGATTGAGATTTACCTGATGGCATGGAACCGGCTGTTAGAGTGCAGAGAGATGCTTGCACCGGAATGGGAGGGGAAGATGCAGGGGGCTGACATGCTGGCAAAGTTTCGGGCGATGGACTTTATGGAGATTACGAAGGAGGCGCAGCCCTTGCAGGAGATGGATATTGCTTTAATGCTCCAGACGGTGGATCATGTCAAGGTGTATGAGAGTGGGATGATTGTGGCAGTGTTTCTGGAGGGGACGGAAATTGAGTGGAAAAATTAA
- a CDS encoding recombinase family protein, whose translation MKIRILEPVFQVEQKKKRVCAYARVSSDSRRQEDSLENQTDTYERLINSNPEYEFAGVYADQGISGYCESRPQFQKMLKKARAGEINLIITKSISRFARNTVTVLKVARELKELGVGIFFEEQNINTLSGDGEMMLAVLASFAQEESRSISENNKWTIKKKFEQGEIMINTKRFLGYDKDEYGGLAINQKEAFVVDFLYDMTLLGLGNSRLKSLMNFLGVKTVTDVEWNEGTVNGVLTNEKYKGDYHLQKYFTPENKRNQSRLNRGEVQSYYITDNHPAIVSEEKWNRVQAERERRKKNSNIAADGTEKYQNRYPLSGMLICPYCGKNLRRRMVYKGKIQWLCSTYIKEGKQACRGVRVDDTEVIKRNITEPTVVEEVNVHGKKHYSYTCKADFINGRKYEPECAEVTGSGLLQGINRPRRTVIKL comes from the coding sequence ATGAAAATCCGGATACTGGAACCTGTTTTCCAAGTGGAACAAAAGAAAAAGCGTGTCTGTGCTTATGCCAGGGTGTCTTCAGACAGCAGAAGGCAAGAGGACTCGCTGGAAAATCAGACAGATACCTATGAGCGCCTGATTAATTCTAATCCAGAGTATGAGTTTGCCGGAGTCTATGCCGACCAGGGAATCTCCGGCTACTGCGAGAGCCGTCCACAGTTCCAGAAAATGCTGAAAAAAGCAAGGGCAGGGGAAATCAATTTAATCATAACAAAGTCAATATCGAGATTTGCGAGAAATACCGTCACCGTTCTGAAAGTTGCAAGAGAGCTGAAAGAACTGGGTGTCGGTATTTTTTTTGAAGAACAGAATATCAACACCCTTTCCGGGGACGGCGAGATGATGCTTGCCGTCCTTGCTTCTTTTGCACAGGAAGAGAGCCGGAGCATAAGCGAGAACAACAAGTGGACCATTAAAAAGAAGTTTGAGCAGGGAGAAATCATGATTAATACCAAGCGGTTCCTTGGGTATGACAAGGATGAGTATGGTGGACTGGCAATTAACCAGAAAGAGGCATTCGTAGTGGATTTTCTTTATGACATGACCTTGTTGGGATTGGGAAATTCCAGACTGAAAAGCCTAATGAATTTTCTTGGGGTAAAGACCGTGACCGATGTGGAATGGAATGAAGGCACGGTAAATGGGGTGCTGACCAATGAAAAGTACAAAGGGGACTATCACCTGCAGAAATACTTCACGCCGGAGAATAAGCGGAACCAGTCAAGATTAAATCGTGGTGAAGTGCAGAGTTACTACATCACAGATAACCACCCGGCTATCGTGAGTGAGGAGAAATGGAACCGGGTACAGGCGGAAAGGGAACGCCGGAAGAAAAATAGTAATATTGCTGCTGACGGTACTGAGAAGTACCAGAACCGATATCCGCTGAGCGGAATGCTGATTTGCCCATATTGCGGAAAGAATCTCCGGCGCAGAATGGTATATAAAGGAAAGATTCAGTGGCTGTGCAGCACTTATATTAAAGAGGGAAAACAAGCTTGCCGGGGAGTGCGGGTAGATGATACAGAGGTCATAAAGCGGAACATTACAGAACCAACGGTGGTAGAGGAGGTGAATGTACATGGCAAGAAACATTACAGTTATACCTGCAAGGCAGATTTCATCAACGGACGAAAGTATGAGCCAGAGTGTGCGGAAGTTACGGGTAGCGGCTTATTGCAGGGTATCAACCGCCCAAGAAGAACAGTTATTAAGTTATGA
- a CDS encoding recombinase family protein produces the protein MVVSGKVKKAAFYCRMNHSNHDYTQFLEEIQKSLDGRYGAGNWKMTLFFEIESGTNPNRKKFLQLKSEIRAGKWDVVVTMKADTIARDWKQFMEFMEACKENSVEVICIRGPEEAEPIYKRIQQFARDYFEGSDCP, from the coding sequence ATGGTAGTTTCAGGTAAAGTTAAAAAAGCAGCATTCTACTGTAGGATGAACCATAGCAACCATGATTACACACAGTTTTTGGAGGAAATTCAGAAGAGCCTTGATGGAAGATACGGAGCAGGGAACTGGAAAATGACATTGTTCTTTGAAATAGAGTCTGGTACAAATCCGAATCGGAAAAAGTTTCTCCAGTTAAAGTCGGAGATTCGGGCTGGTAAGTGGGATGTGGTAGTGACCATGAAGGCAGACACCATAGCAAGGGATTGGAAACAGTTCATGGAATTTATGGAAGCATGTAAGGAAAACAGTGTAGAGGTTATCTGCATCCGTGGACCAGAAGAAGCTGAACCCATATATAAACGGATTCAACAGTTTGCCCGGGATTATTTTGAAGGAAGTGATTGCCCATGA
- a CDS encoding N-acetylmuramoyl-L-alanine amidase — MKVNRSYVTSNNTYSVNDPQYIVIHNTDNFRAGADALAHAKAQFNGNLSTSVHYYTDDGNTVYQAASNDCGCWHVGVNYGGRLFGTVNNKNSIGVEMCVQAGYDFNKAFANTVAFVRLLMKETGIPADRVLQHYDVCAKNCPSQIRAKDMWEEFKLQIQSCGSGDNEGNSSYVKDYEQFIGSLSSNSYKVKVSIPNLHIRKGPGTNYGKQPGFIGIGVFTIVEESAGQGAAKWGLLKSYQKNRNGWISLDYAARI; from the coding sequence ATGAAGGTAAATAGGAGTTATGTGACATCTAATAACACTTACAGCGTAAATGATCCACAGTATATCGTAATCCACAATACGGACAACTTCCGTGCCGGAGCAGATGCCCTGGCTCATGCCAAAGCACAGTTTAATGGGAACTTAAGCACCTCCGTTCATTATTATACGGATGATGGTAACACGGTGTACCAGGCAGCTTCCAATGATTGTGGATGTTGGCACGTAGGGGTAAATTATGGCGGGCGGCTGTTTGGAACTGTGAACAACAAGAATAGTATCGGTGTGGAAATGTGTGTACAGGCCGGGTATGACTTTAATAAGGCGTTTGCAAACACAGTGGCATTTGTTCGCCTGTTGATGAAAGAAACCGGAATTCCGGCTGACCGGGTATTACAGCATTATGATGTGTGTGCCAAGAACTGTCCGTCACAAATCCGGGCTAAGGACATGTGGGAGGAGTTCAAGCTGCAGATTCAAAGCTGTGGTTCTGGTGATAATGAAGGTAACTCTTCCTATGTAAAGGACTATGAACAGTTCATAGGAAGTCTGTCTTCTAACTCCTATAAGGTGAAAGTGTCAATTCCGAATTTGCATATCCGCAAAGGACCCGGAACAAATTACGGAAAACAGCCGGGTTTTATAGGAATCGGCGTCTTTACCATCGTAGAGGAATCTGCGGGTCAGGGAGCCGCAAAATGGGGGCTGTTGAAGTCCTATCAGAAGAACAGGAATGGGTGGATATCCTTGGATTATGCTGCCCGTATTTAG
- a CDS encoding phage holin family protein, with translation MKDVANTMQYVFAAMGGALGSVMGGFDGFLYALIVFVVVDYMTGVMVGISNKELSSQIGFRGIFKKVVIFSLVAVAHIIDTHVIQNGSVLRTTVIFFYLSNEGISILENAALIGLPIPKKMKDVLEQLKENEDHEGK, from the coding sequence ATGAAGGATGTTGCAAACACGATGCAGTATGTTTTTGCCGCCATGGGCGGCGCACTTGGATCAGTAATGGGAGGTTTTGACGGCTTTCTATATGCACTGATTGTTTTTGTAGTAGTAGATTATATGACAGGAGTGATGGTTGGAATTTCGAATAAAGAACTTTCCAGTCAGATTGGTTTCCGTGGGATTTTTAAGAAGGTGGTGATTTTTTCACTGGTGGCGGTGGCACACATCATTGACACTCATGTGATTCAGAATGGGAGTGTTCTGCGGACAACCGTGATTTTCTTCTATCTGTCCAATGAGGGGATTTCCATTCTGGAAAATGCCGCTTTGATTGGACTTCCCATTCCAAAGAAGATGAAGGATGTCCTGGAGCAGTTGAAGGAGAATGAAGACCATGAAGGTAAATAG
- a CDS encoding phage tail tape measure protein has translation MANRIQGITVEIGGDTTKLTTALKGVNSEIRNTQFQLKDVEKLLKLDPHNTELLAQKQRLLKNAIGETKEKLEALRTAQQQVQQQFEHGQITKDQYDALQREIIETEQNLKDLEKQAKETNTSLSGFTQAAEKIGKFGDAATSAGKKLLPVTAAITAAGGASAKMAMDFEDAMAKVNTIADTTEVPLSELEKAIIDLSNQTGISSAEIANNVYDAISSGQKTGDAVNFVSNSTKLARAGFAEAGNALDVLTTIMNAYGLEASEVTRVSDVLIKTQDLGKTTVGELSSSMGKIIPTAKANGVALEQVGAGYAIMTSNGVATAESTTYMNSMLNELGKSGTKVSDTLKEKTGKSFLELMQEGASLSDVLQIISDSAKEQGLAFSDLWGSTEAGKAGLILLGDSAATFNETLVEMHNSTGATETAFGKLNTNSYTIQKALNQLKNTAIELGSAIMSVLAPIIMVLAEKMQAFTTWFSGLSDGTKKMIVIIAGIVAAVGPVLIIIGKIATGISAVMSVVGMIAPAISALIPVIASVGVPILAIIAVIVAVIAIGKLLIAHWDEIKAACISIWNAIKEFFTGLWESIQQTASAAWTAISQFFSTIWTGISTAAQTIWNGVATFFSALWGGIKNLFQTVLTVISTIVTTYFNIYKTIITTVLTAIQTIVTTVWNAIKTVVTTVVTAVQTFLTTAWNTIQIVITTVLNAIQNIVSSVWNGIKNVISTVMSTVQNVVSTAWNSVKNTVSTVLNAIKTAVTNIFNNIVNGISSSMGNVYNAIKNGFEKAVGYIKGLASSAWNWGVDIVNGIADGIRNAVGNVVDAVKSIADKIAAFLHFSVPDEGPLTEYESWMPDFMAGLAKGIEKSRGLVENAVKGVASDMVVSPQVHTADMMAQQAASTNSISHSLSGIKDSVSRITMDGAETIIIPVYLGSTLLDEVVINAQNRQNLRSGGR, from the coding sequence ATGGCCAACCGCATACAGGGGATTACGGTGGAAATCGGCGGAGATACCACCAAACTTACAACTGCATTAAAGGGTGTCAATTCGGAAATCCGCAACACACAGTTCCAGCTAAAGGATGTGGAGAAACTTTTAAAGCTGGATCCGCACAATACGGAATTGTTGGCACAGAAGCAGAGACTTTTAAAGAATGCCATCGGAGAAACGAAAGAGAAGCTTGAGGCGTTAAGAACAGCCCAGCAGCAGGTACAGCAGCAGTTTGAGCATGGCCAGATTACCAAAGATCAGTACGATGCTCTGCAAAGGGAAATCATCGAAACAGAGCAGAACTTAAAAGATCTTGAAAAACAGGCAAAGGAAACGAATACCTCCCTGTCAGGGTTTACACAGGCAGCAGAGAAGATTGGAAAGTTCGGGGATGCTGCCACTTCCGCCGGAAAGAAGCTGCTCCCGGTTACTGCAGCTATCACTGCAGCCGGCGGGGCTTCGGCAAAGATGGCAATGGACTTTGAAGACGCTATGGCGAAAGTTAATACCATTGCGGATACTACGGAAGTTCCTCTCTCGGAACTGGAAAAGGCAATCATAGACTTATCCAACCAGACGGGTATTAGTTCCGCGGAAATTGCCAACAACGTGTATGATGCGATTTCGTCAGGGCAGAAGACTGGAGATGCGGTTAATTTCGTTTCCAATTCAACCAAACTGGCAAGAGCTGGGTTTGCAGAAGCTGGAAATGCTTTGGATGTTCTTACTACCATAATGAATGCTTATGGTCTTGAGGCATCCGAGGTAACCAGGGTATCCGATGTGCTGATTAAGACACAGGATCTTGGTAAAACCACAGTGGGGGAATTGTCCTCTTCCATGGGAAAAATTATTCCTACTGCGAAAGCCAATGGTGTAGCATTGGAACAGGTGGGGGCAGGATATGCGATTATGACTTCCAACGGTGTTGCAACTGCCGAATCCACCACCTACATGAATTCCATGCTTAATGAACTTGGCAAGTCTGGTACAAAGGTGTCAGATACCTTAAAAGAGAAAACCGGAAAATCCTTTCTGGAACTTATGCAGGAGGGAGCCAGTCTTTCTGACGTGCTGCAGATTATTTCTGATAGTGCAAAGGAACAGGGGCTGGCATTTAGTGATTTATGGGGAAGTACAGAAGCTGGGAAAGCTGGACTGATTCTGCTTGGTGACAGTGCTGCAACTTTTAATGAAACATTGGTAGAAATGCATAATTCTACAGGAGCAACAGAGACGGCTTTCGGAAAACTGAACACCAATTCATATACCATCCAGAAGGCTTTAAACCAGTTAAAGAACACAGCCATTGAACTGGGTTCTGCCATTATGAGTGTACTGGCTCCGATCATTATGGTACTGGCGGAGAAAATGCAGGCATTCACCACATGGTTTTCCGGGCTGTCAGATGGTACCAAAAAGATGATTGTAATCATTGCAGGTATTGTGGCGGCTGTCGGTCCGGTACTGATTATCATAGGTAAGATTGCCACGGGAATCAGTGCAGTAATGAGTGTGGTCGGTATGATAGCACCTGCCATTTCTGCTTTGATTCCGGTCATTGCCAGTGTGGGTGTACCAATCCTGGCTATTATCGCTGTGATAGTGGCAGTGATTGCCATTGGCAAGTTATTGATTGCTCACTGGGATGAAATTAAGGCTGCGTGCATCAGCATCTGGAATGCGATAAAGGAGTTCTTTACCGGACTGTGGGAGAGCATTCAGCAGACAGCCAGTGCGGCATGGACAGCGATTTCCCAGTTCTTCTCTACCATCTGGACAGGAATTTCCACGGCGGCACAGACCATCTGGAATGGGGTTGCCACATTTTTCTCCGCTTTGTGGGGAGGTATCAAGAACCTGTTCCAAACCGTGTTGACGGTAATTTCAACTATTGTCACTACCTACTTCAACATTTATAAGACCATCATCACCACAGTGCTGACAGCAATCCAGACCATTGTCACTACGGTTTGGAATGCCATCAAGACAGTGGTCACAACGGTAGTTACGGCGGTGCAGACATTCCTTACTACGGCATGGAATACGATCCAGATAGTCATTACCACCGTTCTGAATGCGATTCAGAACATCGTTTCTTCGGTATGGAATGGTATTAAAAATGTAATATCCACGGTCATGAGTACGGTACAGAACGTGGTAAGTACAGCCTGGAATTCTGTGAAGAATACGGTATCTACGGTGCTGAATGCCATCAAAACCGCTGTTACAAATATTTTCAATAACATCGTAAACGGCATCAGCAGTTCCATGGGTAACGTATATAATGCCATAAAGAATGGATTTGAGAAAGCGGTCGGATATATCAAGGGACTTGCATCCAGCGCCTGGAACTGGGGTGTGGATATTGTCAATGGAATCGCAGACGGTATCCGTAATGCTGTTGGAAATGTAGTGGATGCGGTCAAGAGCATAGCAGACAAGATTGCGGCATTCCTCCATTTCTCCGTTCCGGACGAAGGACCGCTTACGGAATACGAATCCTGGATGCCGGATTTCATGGCGGGGTTGGCAAAGGGCATTGAAAAGAGCCGGGGGTTAGTGGAAAACGCCGTGAAAGGCGTGGCTTCCGATATGGTGGTCAGCCCGCAGGTGCATACTGCAGATATGATGGCACAGCAGGCGGCATCTACTAATTCCATCAGTCACTCGCTTTCTGGCATTAAGGATTCGGTAAGCAGAATCACTATGGACGGTGCGGAAACCATCATTATCCCGGTGTACCTTGGCAGTACTTTGCTGGATGAAGTTGTGATCAATGCACAGAACAGGCAGAATCTCAGATCAGGAGGGCGGTAA